The following nucleotide sequence is from Sulfurospirillum arsenophilum NBRC 109478.
TTGGAAGCCATGTTGTTAAAATTTTACAAGAGAATGAAGATATTATTACCGCACGCAGTGGCAAAAAAATTGTTCCTATTATGGGTATCGTTCGAGATACAACAAAAAAGAGGGATGTCAATATCCCTCTAAGCGCAAACGTTGATGATGTTTTAGAAAATCCTGAAGTCGATGTTGTGGTTGAGTTAATGGGTGGTGTGGATGAAGCCTATAAAATTGTAACCCGCGCTCTTAAAAATAAAAAAGCCGTTGTCACAGCCAATAAAGCACTTTTAGCATACCACCGCTATGAATTACGTGATCTCGCAGGTTCAACTCCAATTGGTTATGAAGCCAGTGTTGCAGGTGGAATCCCCATTATTAAAGCGCTTCGTGAAGGCCTAAGTGCCAATCATATTGACGCTATTAAAGGCATCATGAATGGTACGTGTAATTTTATTTTAACCAAGATGATGAATGAAAATGCAGAATTTGCTGATGTACTCAAAGAAGCTCAAGATCTAGGCTATGCAGAAGCAGACCCAACGTTTGATGTGGGCGGATTTGATGCAGCTCACAAATTGCTGATTTTGGCAAGTATTGCGTATGGAATTGATGTGAAGCCTGAAGAGATTTTGATCGAAGGTATTGAACACATCAATAGTGAAGATATCTATTTTGCCAAAGAGTTTGGGTATAACATTAAATTATTAACAATTGCT
It contains:
- a CDS encoding homoserine dehydrogenase, which codes for MIKVGIIGVGTVGSHVVKILQENEDIITARSGKKIVPIMGIVRDTTKKRDVNIPLSANVDDVLENPEVDVVVELMGGVDEAYKIVTRALKNKKAVVTANKALLAYHRYELRDLAGSTPIGYEASVAGGIPIIKALREGLSANHIDAIKGIMNGTCNFILTKMMNENAEFADVLKEAQDLGYAEADPTFDVGGFDAAHKLLILASIAYGIDVKPEEILIEGIEHINSEDIYFAKEFGYNIKLLTIAKKSGDQVELRVHPALVPIKQMIAKVDGVMNGISVIGDRVGETMYYGPGAGGSATASAVVSDLIDIARHTQNSPMLGFIKPLEKSGLTLMNRDDICTQYYIRVTVADKIGVLSKISEILGKHSISISSFLQKQDAKREESAVLLFSTHTCKESDIQKALKELSSLEFVELKPAMIRIES